One Triticum dicoccoides isolate Atlit2015 ecotype Zavitan chromosome 5B, WEW_v2.0, whole genome shotgun sequence genomic window carries:
- the LOC119307980 gene encoding uncharacterized protein LOC119307980 encodes MGDGGEEEEGRSNRNHKRIEGDVVPDEQQERRSSEGNQHHQPQERSMMRALTKDDLLRLSQEELILNDTLSFTALLHSYIIYKVHSGDASTNVVETIQQNYKSKVDGSFNTEIDNNTLEGDLHHEVAESEDGGGESNPWDRNLFYNLNLQQEPEDVDIRGAGAKTNSSADHSNEEGDREEQEDSLGQDAEDEFLDEDIERFLQNEQDAALEGNLMNTSSNFKPHLGMQFKTKEAQEYFNFYSKVAGFSVATVAISRTTSRKSNNEVKRITMKYNKWGKTKEIEKDYIVPMRKSIVIAKTDCKVVMVISEKGGLWEITRQQLVHNHELTPNSRFFRSHKYMSDEEKCLIRVLKHTNLESRRIVAVLAYL; translated from the exons ATGGGCGatgggggagaagaagaagaagggaggtcAAACAGAAATCACAAGAGAATCGAAGGAGATGTTGTACCTGACGAGCAGCAAGAAAGAAGATCATCAGAGGGGAATCAGCATCACCAACCACAG GAGAGGAGCATGATGAGGGCACTGACTAAAGATGACCTACTGAGACTGTCACAGGAAGAACTGATACTCAAT GATACATTGTCATTCACTGCCCTCCTACATTCATACATTATATACAag GTACATTCTGGAGACGCATCAACGAATGTTGTGGAAACTATTCAGCAGAACTACAAGAGCAAGGTAGATGGTAGTTTCAACACAGAAATAGACAACAAT ACATTGGAGGGAGACTTGCATCATGAAGTGGCAGAAagtgaagatggtggaggagaaTCTAATCCATGGGACAGAAACCTGTTCTACAACTTGAATCTGCAACAG GAGCCTGAGGATGTCGACATAAGAGGGGCAGGAGCTAAAACAAACTCAAGCGCAGACCATAGCAATGAAGAAGGAGATAGAGAAGAACAAGAAGACTCACTTGGGCAAGATGCAGAGGATGAATTCCTTGATGAAGACATTGAGAGGTTCCTGCAAAATGAACAAGATGCTGCATTAGAAGGCAATCTCATGAACACTAGCAGTAATTTCAAGCCACATTTAGGCATGCAGTTCAAAACAAAGGAAGCACAGGAATATTTCAACTTCTACTCAAAAGTAGCAGGCTTTTCAGTGGCTACAGTAgcaatctcaagaacaacaagcagAAAAAGTAACAATGAGGTGAAAAGGATCACTATGAAGTACAACAAGTGGGGCAAGACAAAGGAAATAGAGAAGGACTACATAGTGCCCATGAGAAAATCTATAGTCATTGCTAAAACAGATTGTAAAGTCGTGATGGTCATATCAGAGAAAGGAGGCTTATGGGAAATTACAAGACAACAGCTAGTACACAACCATGAATTAACACCAAATAGTAGATTCTTCAGGTCTCATAAGTACATGTCAGATGAAGAGAAGTGCTTGATAAGGGTTTTGAAGCACACAAACCTGGAATCAAGAAGGATTGTTGCTGTCCTGGCTTACTTGTGA